The following proteins are co-located in the Solanum pennellii chromosome 8, SPENNV200 genome:
- the LOC107027733 gene encoding LOW QUALITY PROTEIN: IQ domain-containing protein IQM1 (The sequence of the model RefSeq protein was modified relative to this genomic sequence to represent the inferred CDS: inserted 1 base in 1 codon; substituted 3 bases at 3 genomic stop codons) yields the protein MVSVCSLVIDQPPRISIPEPFVFFSPRPVTELEXVATKLQMVXKSYWTRRNLADCVVVVEKLWWKALDSAALKQSSISFFDVNKHEAAVSRWSRARKRAAKVGKGLLKDEKAQKLALQHWLEAIDPRHRYAHNLXFYYDVWSNSKSTQPFFYWLDVSDEKELNLESCKRTDLQRQCTKYLGPNEREAYEVVVEDGKLVYKQSGMPLNTTARSKWIFVLSTSRVLYVGKKKKGVFQHSSFLSGGATTAAGRLFISFSFVSFHXLQSHFALQAIWPYIGHYLPTEDNFKKFINFLEEHHVDDTNVVQISHQYY from the exons ATGGTTTCTGTTTGCAG TTTGGTTATTGATCAACCACCAAGAATCTCGATTCCAGAGCCTTTTGTGTTCTTTTCTCCAAGACCTGTTACTGAACTTG TTGTTGCGACTAAGCTCCAGATGGTGTAAAAGAGTTATTGGACAAGGAGGAACCTTGCAGATTGTGTTGTAGTCGTTGAAAAGCTCTG GTGGAAAGCCTTGGATTCCGCAGCTTTAAAGCAGAGCTCTATATCATTTTTTGATGTCAATAAACATGAAGCTGCCGTGTCGAGGTGGTCACGTGCAAGAAAAAGGGCTGCTAAG GTGGGCAAAGGTTTGTTGAAGGACGAGAAGGCTCAAAAACTAGCTCTGCAACATTGGCTGGAAGCG ATTGACCCACGTCATCGTTATGCACACAACTTATAGTTCTACTATGATGTATGGTCCAACAGCAAAAGTACCCAACCATTCTTCTATTG GTTGGATGTGAGTGATGAGAAAGAATTAAATCTTGAGAGTTGCAAGAGAACTGATTTGCAACGTCAATGCACCAAGTATTTAGGACCT AACGAAAGGGAAGCCTACGAAGTAGTTGTGGAGGATGGCAAGTTGGTGTATAAGCAAAGCGGAATGCCCCTGAATACAACAGCACGATCGAAGTGGATTTTCGTTCTTAGTACTTCAAGAGTTCTTTATgttggaaagaaaaagaagggtGTTTTCCAACACTCTAGTTTCCTATCTGGTGGTGCTACTACAGCAGCTGGTAGATTGTttatttcattctcttttgTTTCATTTCATTAACTTCAGTCTCATTTTGCGCTGCAGGCAATTTGGCCATACATCGGTCACTATCTTCCAACAGAAGATAATTTCaagaaattcatcaatttcctTGAGGAACACCATGTAGATGATACTAATGTAGTGCAAATTTCGCACCAGTACTACTGA
- the LOC107028212 gene encoding elongation factor 2 — MVKFTAEELRRIMDFKHNIRNMSVIAHVDHGKSTLTDSLVAAAGIIAQEVAGDVRMTDTRADEAERGITIKSTGISLYYEMTDDSLRNFKGERNGNEYLINLIDSPGHVDFSSEVTAALRITDGALVVVDCVEGVCVQTETVLRQALGERIRPVLTVNKMDRCFLELQVDGEEAYQTFQRVIENANVIMATYEDPLLGDVQVYPEKGTVAFSAGLHGWAFTLTNFAKMYASKFGVDESKMMERLWGENFFDPATKKWTTKNTGTASCKRGFVQFCYEPIKQIINTCMNDQKDKLWPMLQKLGVTMKSDEKDLMGKALMKRVMQTWLPASTALLEMMIYHLPSPSTAQKYRVENLYEGPLDDAYANAIRNCDPEGPLMLYVSKMIPASDKGRFFAFGRVFAGKVSTGMKVRIMGPNYVPGEKKDLYVKNIQRTVIWMGKRQETVEDVPCGNTVAMVGLDQFITKNATLTNEKEVDAHPIRAMKFSVSPVVRVAVQCKVASDLPKLVEGLKRLAKSDPMVVCSIEESGEHIIAGAGELHLEICLKDLQDDFMGGAEIIKSDPVVSFRETVLEKSTRTVMSKSPNKHNRLYMEARPMEEGLAEAIDEGRIGPRDDPKVRSKILAEEFGWDKDLAKKIWCFGPETTGPNMVVDMCKGVQYLNEIKDSVVAGFQWASKEGALAEENMRGICFEVCDVVLHSDAIHRGGGQVIPTARRVIYASQLTAKPRLLEPVYLVEIQAPEQALGGIYSVLNQKRGHVFEEMQRPGTPLYNIKAYLPVVESFGFSGTLRAATSGQAFPQCVFDHWEMMSSDPLEAGSQAHQLVLDIRKRKGLKDQMTPLSEFEDKL; from the exons ATGGTGAAGTTCACAGCTGAAGAGCTTAGAAGGATTATGGACTTCAAGCATAACATTCGTAATATGTCTGTTATTGCTCATGTGGACCATG GAAAATCTACCCTTACTGATTCTCTGGTGGCGGCTGCTGGTATCATTGCTCAGGAAGTAGCAGGTGATGTCAGAATGACAGATACACGTGCAGATGAGGCTGAGCGTGGTATCACCATCAAGTCCACTGGTATTTCACTTTACTACGAGATGACTGATGACTCCTTGAGGAACTTCAAGGGAGAGAGAAATGGGAACGAGTACCTCATCAACCTCATCGATTCACCTGGGCACGTTGACTTCTCATCTGAAGTGACTGCTGCTCTTCGTATTACTGACGGTGCGCTTGTTGTGGTTGATTGTGTGGAAGGTGTCTGTGTCCAGACAGAGACTGTGCTCCGTCAGGCCCTTGGTGAAAGGATTCGTCCCGTCTTGACAGTTAACAAGATGGACAGGTGTTTCCTCGAGCTTCAGGTTGATGGAGAGGAGGCCTATCAGACATTCCAAAGAGTTATTGAGAACGCTAATGTTATCATGGCTACATATGAGGATCCCCTTCTTGGTGATGTCCAGGTTTATCCTGAGAAGGGTACTGTTGCTTTCTCTGCTGGATTGCATGGGTGGGCTTTCACTCTCACCAATTTTGCCAAGATGTATGCTTCCAAATTTGGTGTTGATGAGTCTAAGATGATGGAGAGGCTGTGGGGTGAGAACTTTTTTGACCCTGCCACCAAAAAGTGGACCACAAAAAACACCGGGACAGCTTCGTGCAAGCGTGGGTTTGTTCAATTCTGCTATGAGCCAATTAAGCAGATTATCAACACTTGCATGAACGATCAGAAAGATAAACTCTGGCCTATGTTGCAGAAGCTTGGTGTAACCATGAAATCTGATGAAAAAGATTTGATGGGCAAGGCACTGATGAAGCGTGTGATGCAGACCTGGCTTCCCGCAAGTACTGCTCTTCTTGAAATGATGATATATCATCTCCCATCACCGTCCACAGCTCAAAAATACCGTGTGGAGAACTTGTATGAGGGACCCCTTGATGATGCTTATGCTAATGCTATCAGGAACTGTGACCCAGAAGGGCCGCTTATGCTTTATGTATCAAAGATGATTCCAGCATCTGACAAGGGTAGGTTCTTTGCTTTTGGTCGTGTCTTTGCTGGGAAGGTTTCGACTGGTATGAAGGTTAGAATCATGGGTCCTAACTATGTTCCTGGTGAAAAGAAGGATCTATATGTTAAGAATATCCAGCGAACTGTTATTTGGATGGGTAAGAGGCAAGAAACTGTTGAGGATGTTCCCTGTGGTAACACTGTTGCCATGGTTGGTTTGGATCAGTTTATTACCAAGAATGCAACATTGACCAATGAAAAGGAAGTCGATGCTCACCCTATCAGAGCAATGAAGTTTTCTGTCTCACCAGTTGTGCGTGTTGCTGTTCAGTGCAAGGTCGCATCTGACCTTCCCAAGCTTGTTGAAGGGTTGAAACGTCTGGCTAAGTCTGATCCTATGGTTGTTTGTTCTATTGAAGAGTCTGGAGAGCATATTATTGCTGGTGCTGGAGAACTCCACCTTGAGATCTGTCTGAAGGATTTGCAGGATGACTTTATGGGCGGTGCTGAAATTATAAAATCTGATCCCGTTGTGTCCTTCCGTGAGACAGTCCTCGAGAAGTCTACCCGAACTGTGATGAGCAAGTCCCCTAACAAGCATAACCGTTTGTACATGGAGGCTAGACCAATGGAGGAAGGGCTTGCCGAGGCTATTGACGAGGGACGCATTGGCCCTAGGGATGACCCTAAGGTTCGTTCCAAGATCTTGGCTGAGGAGTTTGGCTGGGACAAAGATCTTGCAAAGAAGATTTGGTGCTTTGGTCCTGAGACAACTGGTCCCAACATGGTGGTGGATATGTGTAAGGGAGTTCAGTACCTGAATGAAATTAAGGATTCTGTTGTTGCTGGTTTCCAGTGGGCTTCCAAGGAAGGTGCATTGGCTGAAGAGAACATGAGAGGTATTTGCTTTGAAGTCTGTGATGTTGTTCTTCATTCTGATGCTATTCACAGGGGTGGTGGCCAAGTTATTCCCACTGCTAGGAGGGTTATCTATGCTTCTCAGCTTACTGCTAAACCCCGCCTGTTGGAACCCGTTTACCTTGTGGAAATTCAGGCTCCGGAGCAAGCCCTTGGTGGTATCTATAGTGTTCTGAATCAGAAGCGTGGACACGTGTTTGAGGAGATGCAGAGGCCAGGAACTCCTCTTTACAACATCAAGGCTTACCTTCCTGTTGTTGAGTCTTTTGGATTTTCAGGTACCTTGAGAGCTGCTACTTCAGGTCAAGCCTTCCCACAATGTGTGTTTGATCATTGGGAAATGATGTCATCTGACCCATTGGAAGCTGGCTCACAAGCTCATCAACTCGTCCTTGATATCCGCAAGAGGAAGGGTTTGAAGGATCAGATGACCCCTCTATCCGAGTTTGAGGACAAGCTGTAA